One window from the genome of Phocoena phocoena chromosome 15, mPhoPho1.1, whole genome shotgun sequence encodes:
- the CARD11 gene encoding caspase recruitment domain-containing protein 11 isoform X1, with product MDDYMQTLKDEEDALWENVECNRHMLSRYINPAKLTPYLRQCKVIDEQDEDEVLNAPMLPSKINRAGRLLDILHTKGQRGYVAFLESLEFYYPELYKLVTGKEPTRRFSTIVVEEGHEGLTHFLMNEVIKLQQQMKAKDLQRCELLAKSRQLEDDRKQLTLTQVELLTFRDRYYKMKEERDSYNDELVKVKDDNYNLAMRYAQLSEEKNMAVMRSRDLQLEIDQLKHRLNKMEEECKLERNQSLKLKNDIENRPKKEQVLELERENEMLKTKIQELQSIIQAGKRSLPDSDKAILDILEHDRKEALEDRQELVNKIYNLQEEVRQAEELRDKYLEEKEDLQLKCSTLGKDCEMYKHRMNTLMLQLEEVERERDQAFHSRDEAQTQYSQCLIEKDKYRKQIRELEEKNDEMRIEMVRREACIVNLESKLRRLSKDSGSLEQSLPRNLPVTIISQNFGDTSPRTNGQEADDSSTSEDSPEDSRYFLPYHPPKRRMNLKGIQLQRAKSPISLKRTSDLQGRGHEEDVTDASPSSSGSLPITTSFSKMPHRSRSSIMSITAEPPGNDSIVRRCKEDAPHRSTVEDDNDSGGFDALDLDDDSHERFPFGPPSTHSSSSSHQSEGLDAYDLEQVNLMFRKFSLERPFRPSVTSVGHVRGPGPSVQYSTLSGDSLISQLTLLGGNARGSFVHAVKPGSLAEKAGLREGHQLLLLEGCIKGEKQSVPLETCTKEEVHWTVQRCSGPVTLHYKVNQEGYRKLLKDMEEGLITSGDSFYIRLNLNISSQLDACSMSLKCDDIVHVRDTMYQDKHEWLCARVDPFTDHDLDMGTIPSYSRAQQLLLVKLQRLLHRGSREEVDTAHHTLRALRNTLQPEEPLPTADPRVSPRLSRASFLFGQLLQFVSRSENKYKRMNSHERVRIVAGSPRGSLARSSLDATKLLTEKQEELDPESELGKNLSLIPYSLVRAFYCERRRPVLFTPTMLAKALVQKLLNSGGAMEFTMCKPDVVTRDEFLRKQKTETIIYSREKNPNSFECVVPAHIEAVAAKNKHCLLEAGISCTRDLIKSRIYPIVLFIRVSEKNIKKFRKMLSRPETEEEFLRLCRLKEKELEALPCLYASVEADMWGSVEELLRVIKDKIGDEQRKTVWVDEDQL from the exons ATGGACGACTACATGCAGACACTGAAGGATGAAGAGGATGCCCTGTGGGAGAATGTGGAGTGCAACAGGCACATGCTAAGCCGCTACATCAACCCAGCCAAGCTCACCCCCTACCTGCGCCAGTGCAAGGTCATTGACGAACAAGATGAAGATGAAGTGCTTAATGCTCCCATGCTGCCGTCCAAGATCAACCGGGCAG GCCGACTGCTGGACATTCTCCATACGAAGGGGCAAAGGGGCTACGTGGCCTTCTTGGAGAGTCTGGAATTTTACTACCCAGAATTGTACAAACTGGTGACCGGAAAGGAACCCACTCGTAGATTCTCCACCATCGTGG TGGAGGAGGGCCACGAGGGCCTCACGCACTTCCTGATGAACGAGGTCATCAAGTTGCAACAGCAGATGAAGGCCAAGGACCTGCAGCGGTGTGAGCTGCTGGCCAAGTCACGACAGCTGGAGGACGACAGGAAGCAGCTGACGCTGACACAGGTGGAGCTGCTGACCTTCCGGGACCGGTACTACAAGATGAAGGAGGAGCGGGACAGCTACAACGACGAGCTGGTCAAGGTGAAGGATGACAACTACAACTTGGCCATGCGCTACGCCCAGCTCAGCGAAGAGAAAAACATGGCGGTCATGCGGAGCCGGGACCTCCAACTCGAG ATCGACCAGCTCAAGCATCGATTGAATAAGATGGAGGAGGAATGCAAGCTGGAGAGGAATCAGTCGCTGAAACTAAAGAACGACATCGAGAACCGGCCCAAGAAGGAGCAAGTTCTGGAGCTGGAGCGGGAGAATGAGATGCTGAAGACCAAAATCCAGGAGCTGCAGTCCATCATCCAG GCCGGGAAGCGCAGCCTGCCAGACTCGGACAAGGCCATCCTGGACATCCTGGAGCATGACCGCAAGGAGGCCCTGGAGGACCGACAGGAGCTCGTCAACAAGATCTACAACCTGCAGGAGGAGGTCCGCCAGGCGGAGGAGCTGAGGGACAAG TacctggaggagaaagaggaccTGCAGCTGAAGTGCTCGACCCTGGGGAAGGACTGCGAGATGTACAAGCACCGCATGAACACCCTAATGCTGCAGCTGGAGGAGGTAGAGCGGGAGCGCGACCAG GCCTTCCATTCCCGGGACGAGGCGCAGACCCAGTACTCCCAGTGCTTAATTGAAAAGGACAAGTACAGGAAACAGATCCGCGAGCTGGAGGAGAAGAACGATGAGATGAGGATTGAGATGGTCCGGCGGGAAGCCTGCATCGTGAACCTGGAGAGCAAACTCCGGCGCCTCTCCAAGGACAGCGGCAGCCTCGAGCAG AGTTTGCCCAGGAACCTACCAGTGACCATCATCTCTCAGAACTTTGGggacaccagccccaggaccaaCGGTCAGGAGGCTGACGATTCTTCAACCTCAGAGGATTCGCCAGAGGACAGCCGCTACTTCCTGCCCTACCACCCGCCCAAGCGCAGGATGAACCTGAAGGGCATCCAG CTGCAGAGGGCCAAATCCCCCATCAGCCTGAAGCGGACATCAGATCTTCAAG GGAGGGGACACGAAGAAGACGTCACGGACGCCAGCCCCAGCTCCTCTGGGTCGCTGCCCATCACCACCTCCTTCTCCAAGATG CCCCATCGAAGCCGTTCCAGCATTATGTCAATCACGGCCGAGCCGCCAGGAAACGACTCCATCGTCAGACGCTGTAAGGAAGACGCGCCTCATCGGAG CACAGTTGAAGACGACAATGACAGCGGTGGCTTCGATGCCTTAGATCTTGACG ATGACAGCCACGAGCGGTTCCCCTTTGGACCTCCCTCCACCCATTCCTCCTCTTCCTCGCACCAGTCTGAGGGCCTGGACGCCTACGACCTGGAGCAGGTCAACCTCATGTTTAGGAAGTTCTCTCTAGAAAG ACCCTTCCGGCCGTCTGTCACGTCCGTGGGGCACGTGCGGGGCCCCGGGCCCTCGGTGCAGTACAGCACGCTGAGTGGCGACAGCCTCATCTCCCAGCTCACGCTGCTCGGGGGCAACGCGCGCGGGAGCTTCGTCCACGCGGTCAAGCCGGGCTCCCTGGCCGAGAAGGCCGGCCTCCGCGAGGGCCACCAGCTGCTGCtg CTAGAAGGCTGCATCAAAGGCGAGAAGCAGAGCGTCCCCTTGGAGACGTGCACGAAGGAGGAGGTGCACTGGACCGTCCAGAGGTGCAGTGGGCCCGTCACACTGCACTACAAGGTCAACCAGGAAG GGTACCGGAAGCTGCTGAAGGACATGGAGGAGGGCCTGATCACGTCGGGGGACTCCTTCTACATCCGGCTCAACCTGAACATCTCCAGCCAGCTGGACGCCTGCTCCATGTCCCTGAAGTGCGATGACATCGTGCACGTCCGTGACACCATGTACCAGGACAAGCACGAGTGGCTGTGTGCGCGGGTCGACCCCTTCACGGACCACGACCTGGACATGGGCACCATCCCCAGCTACAGCCG agcccagcagctCCTCCTGGTCAAGCTGCAGCGCCTGTTGCACCGGGGCAGCCGGGAGGAGGTGGACACGGCCCACCACACCCTGAGGGCCCTCCGG AACACCCTGCAGCCCGAAGAACCACTTCCCACTGCGGACCCCCGGGTCAGCCCCCGCCTCTCACGAGCGAGTTTCCTTTTCGGCCAGCTCCTTCAG TTCGTCAGCAGGTCCGAGAACAAGTACAAGCGAATGAACAGCCACGAGCGCGTGCGCATCGTCGCGGGGAGCCCGCGGGGGAGCCTGGCCCGGTCCTCGCTGGACGCCACGAAGCTCCTGACCGAGAAGCAGGAAG AGCTGGACCCCGAGAGCGAGCTCGGCAAGAACCTCAGCCTGATCCCCTATAGCCTGGTGCGCGCCTTCTACTGCGAGCGCCGCCGGCCTGTCCTCTTCACGCCCACCATGCTGGCCAAGGCGCTGGTCCAGAAGCTGCTCAACTCGGGGGGCGCGATGGAGTTCACCATGTGCAAGCCGG ATGTTGTCACGAGAGACGAGTTCCTCAGAAAGCAGAAGACAGAGACCATCATCTACTCCCGAGAGAAGAACCCCAACTCCTTTGAATGTGTCGTTCCCGCCCACATCGAGGCTGTGGCGGCCAAG AACAAGCACTGCCTGCTGGAAGCCGGGATCAGCTGCACCAGGGACCTGATCAAGTCCCGCATCTACCCCATCGTGCTCTTCATCCGGGTGTCGGAGAAGAACATCAAGAAGTTCAG GAAGATGCTGTCCCGGCCGGAGACGGAGGAGGAGTTTCTGCGCCTGTGCCGGCTGAAGGAGAAAGAGCTGGAGGCCCTGCCGTGCCTCTACGCCAGCGTGGAGGCGGACATGTGGGGCAGCGTGGAGGAGCTGCTCCGCGTCATTAAAGACAAGATCGGGGACGAGCAGCGCAAGACCGTCTGGGTGGACGAGGACCAGCTGTGA
- the CARD11 gene encoding caspase recruitment domain-containing protein 11 isoform X2, giving the protein MDDYMQTLKDEEDALWENVECNRHMLSRYINPAKLTPYLRQCKVIDEQDEDEVLNAPMLPSKINRAGRLLDILHTKGQRGYVAFLESLEFYYPELYKLVTGKEPTRRFSTIVVEEGHEGLTHFLMNEVIKLQQQMKAKDLQRCELLAKSRQLEDDRKQLTLTQVELLTFRDRYYKMKEERDSYNDELVKVKDDNYNLAMRYAQLSEEKNMAVMRSRDLQLEIDQLKHRLNKMEEECKLERNQSLKLKNDIENRPKKEQVLELERENEMLKTKIQELQSIIQAGKRSLPDSDKAILDILEHDRKEALEDRQELVNKIYNLQEEVRQAEELRDKYLEEKEDLQLKCSTLGKDCEMYKHRMNTLMLQLEEVERERDQAFHSRDEAQTQYSQCLIEKDKYRKQIRELEEKNDEMRIEMVRREACIVNLESKLRRLSKDSGSLEQSLPRNLPVTIISQNFGDTSPRTNGQEADDSSTSEDSPEDSRYFLPYHPPKRRMNLKGIQLQRAKSPISLKRTSDLQGRGHEEDVTDASPSSSGSLPITTSFSKMQPHRSRSSIMSITAEPPGNDSIVRRCKEDAPHRSTVEDDNDSGGFDALDLDDDSHERFPFGPPSTHSSSSSHQSEGLDAYDLEQVNLMFRKFSLERPFRPSVTSVGHVRGPGPSVQYSTLSGDSLISQLTLLGGNARGSFVHAVKPGSLAEKAGLREGHQLLLLEGCIKGEKQSVPLETCTKEEVHWTVQRCSGPVTLHYKVNQEGYRKLLKDMEEGLITSGDSFYIRLNLNISSQLDACSMSLKCDDIVHVRDTMYQDKHEWLCARVDPFTDHDLDMGTIPSYSRAQQLLLVKLQRLLHRGSREEVDTAHHTLRALRNTLQPEEPLPTADPRVSPRLSRASFLFGQLLQFVSRSENKYKRMNSHERVRIVAGSPRGSLARSSLDATKLLTEKQEELDPESELGKNLSLIPYSLVRAFYCERRRPVLFTPTMLAKALVQKLLNSGGAMEFTMCKPDVVTRDEFLRKQKTETIIYSREKNPNSFECVVPAHIEAVAAKNKHCLLEAGISCTRDLIKSRIYPIVLFIRVSEKNIKKFRKMLSRPETEEEFLRLCRLKEKELEALPCLYASVEADMWGSVEELLRVIKDKIGDEQRKTVWVDEDQL; this is encoded by the exons ATGGACGACTACATGCAGACACTGAAGGATGAAGAGGATGCCCTGTGGGAGAATGTGGAGTGCAACAGGCACATGCTAAGCCGCTACATCAACCCAGCCAAGCTCACCCCCTACCTGCGCCAGTGCAAGGTCATTGACGAACAAGATGAAGATGAAGTGCTTAATGCTCCCATGCTGCCGTCCAAGATCAACCGGGCAG GCCGACTGCTGGACATTCTCCATACGAAGGGGCAAAGGGGCTACGTGGCCTTCTTGGAGAGTCTGGAATTTTACTACCCAGAATTGTACAAACTGGTGACCGGAAAGGAACCCACTCGTAGATTCTCCACCATCGTGG TGGAGGAGGGCCACGAGGGCCTCACGCACTTCCTGATGAACGAGGTCATCAAGTTGCAACAGCAGATGAAGGCCAAGGACCTGCAGCGGTGTGAGCTGCTGGCCAAGTCACGACAGCTGGAGGACGACAGGAAGCAGCTGACGCTGACACAGGTGGAGCTGCTGACCTTCCGGGACCGGTACTACAAGATGAAGGAGGAGCGGGACAGCTACAACGACGAGCTGGTCAAGGTGAAGGATGACAACTACAACTTGGCCATGCGCTACGCCCAGCTCAGCGAAGAGAAAAACATGGCGGTCATGCGGAGCCGGGACCTCCAACTCGAG ATCGACCAGCTCAAGCATCGATTGAATAAGATGGAGGAGGAATGCAAGCTGGAGAGGAATCAGTCGCTGAAACTAAAGAACGACATCGAGAACCGGCCCAAGAAGGAGCAAGTTCTGGAGCTGGAGCGGGAGAATGAGATGCTGAAGACCAAAATCCAGGAGCTGCAGTCCATCATCCAG GCCGGGAAGCGCAGCCTGCCAGACTCGGACAAGGCCATCCTGGACATCCTGGAGCATGACCGCAAGGAGGCCCTGGAGGACCGACAGGAGCTCGTCAACAAGATCTACAACCTGCAGGAGGAGGTCCGCCAGGCGGAGGAGCTGAGGGACAAG TacctggaggagaaagaggaccTGCAGCTGAAGTGCTCGACCCTGGGGAAGGACTGCGAGATGTACAAGCACCGCATGAACACCCTAATGCTGCAGCTGGAGGAGGTAGAGCGGGAGCGCGACCAG GCCTTCCATTCCCGGGACGAGGCGCAGACCCAGTACTCCCAGTGCTTAATTGAAAAGGACAAGTACAGGAAACAGATCCGCGAGCTGGAGGAGAAGAACGATGAGATGAGGATTGAGATGGTCCGGCGGGAAGCCTGCATCGTGAACCTGGAGAGCAAACTCCGGCGCCTCTCCAAGGACAGCGGCAGCCTCGAGCAG AGTTTGCCCAGGAACCTACCAGTGACCATCATCTCTCAGAACTTTGGggacaccagccccaggaccaaCGGTCAGGAGGCTGACGATTCTTCAACCTCAGAGGATTCGCCAGAGGACAGCCGCTACTTCCTGCCCTACCACCCGCCCAAGCGCAGGATGAACCTGAAGGGCATCCAG CTGCAGAGGGCCAAATCCCCCATCAGCCTGAAGCGGACATCAGATCTTCAAG GGAGGGGACACGAAGAAGACGTCACGGACGCCAGCCCCAGCTCCTCTGGGTCGCTGCCCATCACCACCTCCTTCTCCAAGATG CAGCCCCATCGAAGCCGTTCCAGCATTATGTCAATCACGGCCGAGCCGCCAGGAAACGACTCCATCGTCAGACGCTGTAAGGAAGACGCGCCTCATCGGAG CACAGTTGAAGACGACAATGACAGCGGTGGCTTCGATGCCTTAGATCTTGACG ATGACAGCCACGAGCGGTTCCCCTTTGGACCTCCCTCCACCCATTCCTCCTCTTCCTCGCACCAGTCTGAGGGCCTGGACGCCTACGACCTGGAGCAGGTCAACCTCATGTTTAGGAAGTTCTCTCTAGAAAG ACCCTTCCGGCCGTCTGTCACGTCCGTGGGGCACGTGCGGGGCCCCGGGCCCTCGGTGCAGTACAGCACGCTGAGTGGCGACAGCCTCATCTCCCAGCTCACGCTGCTCGGGGGCAACGCGCGCGGGAGCTTCGTCCACGCGGTCAAGCCGGGCTCCCTGGCCGAGAAGGCCGGCCTCCGCGAGGGCCACCAGCTGCTGCtg CTAGAAGGCTGCATCAAAGGCGAGAAGCAGAGCGTCCCCTTGGAGACGTGCACGAAGGAGGAGGTGCACTGGACCGTCCAGAGGTGCAGTGGGCCCGTCACACTGCACTACAAGGTCAACCAGGAAG GGTACCGGAAGCTGCTGAAGGACATGGAGGAGGGCCTGATCACGTCGGGGGACTCCTTCTACATCCGGCTCAACCTGAACATCTCCAGCCAGCTGGACGCCTGCTCCATGTCCCTGAAGTGCGATGACATCGTGCACGTCCGTGACACCATGTACCAGGACAAGCACGAGTGGCTGTGTGCGCGGGTCGACCCCTTCACGGACCACGACCTGGACATGGGCACCATCCCCAGCTACAGCCG agcccagcagctCCTCCTGGTCAAGCTGCAGCGCCTGTTGCACCGGGGCAGCCGGGAGGAGGTGGACACGGCCCACCACACCCTGAGGGCCCTCCGG AACACCCTGCAGCCCGAAGAACCACTTCCCACTGCGGACCCCCGGGTCAGCCCCCGCCTCTCACGAGCGAGTTTCCTTTTCGGCCAGCTCCTTCAG TTCGTCAGCAGGTCCGAGAACAAGTACAAGCGAATGAACAGCCACGAGCGCGTGCGCATCGTCGCGGGGAGCCCGCGGGGGAGCCTGGCCCGGTCCTCGCTGGACGCCACGAAGCTCCTGACCGAGAAGCAGGAAG AGCTGGACCCCGAGAGCGAGCTCGGCAAGAACCTCAGCCTGATCCCCTATAGCCTGGTGCGCGCCTTCTACTGCGAGCGCCGCCGGCCTGTCCTCTTCACGCCCACCATGCTGGCCAAGGCGCTGGTCCAGAAGCTGCTCAACTCGGGGGGCGCGATGGAGTTCACCATGTGCAAGCCGG ATGTTGTCACGAGAGACGAGTTCCTCAGAAAGCAGAAGACAGAGACCATCATCTACTCCCGAGAGAAGAACCCCAACTCCTTTGAATGTGTCGTTCCCGCCCACATCGAGGCTGTGGCGGCCAAG AACAAGCACTGCCTGCTGGAAGCCGGGATCAGCTGCACCAGGGACCTGATCAAGTCCCGCATCTACCCCATCGTGCTCTTCATCCGGGTGTCGGAGAAGAACATCAAGAAGTTCAG GAAGATGCTGTCCCGGCCGGAGACGGAGGAGGAGTTTCTGCGCCTGTGCCGGCTGAAGGAGAAAGAGCTGGAGGCCCTGCCGTGCCTCTACGCCAGCGTGGAGGCGGACATGTGGGGCAGCGTGGAGGAGCTGCTCCGCGTCATTAAAGACAAGATCGGGGACGAGCAGCGCAAGACCGTCTGGGTGGACGAGGACCAGCTGTGA